From a region of the Gemmatimonadota bacterium genome:
- a CDS encoding M28 family peptidase: MHPHRAMVPALLVAVLPLLAAPLTAQQPIQESDPAIEGLVARLDLEHYKTTLKGLTQFGDRRQGTQRNRDAVDWIEQQLQAFGCTNTERITYEYTSPPPRGGGGGGPRAGGPPAPEDLTTATGGRVGRRGPGPGGSMIFGHRGPTGVNRDPMAQPDERIRALNAEEPVDGERQQVYCTKVGTTRPDEMYIIGAHMDGHGVNEAVNDDGSGTALVMELARIFSAPDVQTERSIRFVLWNNEETGLNGARAYVEQRQALQGVEQPRGSGQYPEPRWLGMIQHDMMLWDHGAPRPDGTVSRDQRPEADVNIEFQSSSERAPESMALAFFFKSANERYATDYPATVGPHMTNTDSTPFMDIVPAISLRENERGAQVGAGWDPNWHQPTDVWITYTDDDFRLGLNAAQTTLAAVAQLAGASLNR, from the coding sequence ATGCATCCTCACCGCGCCATGGTACCCGCGCTGCTCGTTGCGGTCCTTCCCCTGCTCGCCGCACCTCTGACGGCCCAGCAGCCCATCCAGGAGTCGGATCCAGCCATCGAAGGGCTCGTCGCCCGACTGGACCTGGAGCACTACAAGACCACGCTGAAAGGTCTCACGCAGTTCGGGGACCGGCGCCAGGGCACGCAGCGCAACCGGGACGCGGTGGACTGGATCGAGCAGCAGCTCCAGGCCTTCGGGTGCACCAACACCGAGCGCATCACGTACGAGTACACGTCGCCCCCGCCGCGCGGCGGGGGAGGCGGAGGTCCGCGCGCCGGAGGGCCGCCCGCGCCCGAGGACCTGACCACCGCCACCGGGGGCCGCGTCGGACGCCGAGGGCCCGGCCCCGGCGGCAGCATGATCTTCGGGCACCGGGGTCCCACCGGCGTGAACCGTGATCCCATGGCGCAGCCGGACGAGCGTATCCGCGCGCTCAACGCGGAGGAGCCGGTGGACGGCGAGCGCCAGCAGGTCTACTGCACCAAGGTCGGCACCACGCGTCCCGACGAGATGTACATCATCGGCGCGCACATGGACGGGCACGGCGTCAACGAAGCGGTCAACGACGACGGCTCGGGCACGGCGCTCGTCATGGAGCTGGCGCGTATCTTCAGCGCGCCGGACGTGCAGACCGAGCGCTCGATCCGCTTCGTGCTCTGGAACAACGAGGAGACCGGCCTCAACGGCGCGCGTGCGTACGTGGAGCAGCGCCAGGCGCTGCAAGGGGTGGAGCAGCCACGCGGCTCGGGCCAGTATCCGGAGCCTCGGTGGCTGGGCATGATCCAGCACGACATGATGCTGTGGGATCATGGCGCACCGCGGCCGGACGGAACGGTGAGCCGGGATCAGCGGCCGGAGGCGGACGTCAACATCGAGTTCCAGTCCAGCTCCGAGCGCGCGCCCGAGTCCATGGCGCTCGCCTTCTTCTTCAAGTCCGCCAACGAGCGCTACGCGACGGACTATCCCGCCACGGTGGGTCCGCACATGACCAACACGGACTCCACACCGTTCATGGACATCGTGCCGGCCATCAGCCTGCGCGAGAACGAGCGGGGCGCGCAGGTGGGCGCCGGGTGGGACCCGAACTGGCATCAGCCCACCGACGTCTGGATCACCTATACCGACGACGACTTCCGGCTGGGCCTCAACGCGGCCCAGACCACGCTGGCGGCCGTGGCCCAGCTGGCAGGGGCGAGTCTGAACCGCTGA
- a CDS encoding proline dehydrogenase family protein, with protein sequence MLRQGLLFLSESSAARRLITGTPLTRGLSRRFVAGETVDELVDAVRAANAEGLTATANYLGESVKSEEAARAAADRYVEVLERIRRDGLDANVSLKFTQMGQNISDTFLRANLGRVLEQAQAGGIFVRFDMESSDYTDRTLSAFRTLWSEGVRDIGVVLQSYLRRTQADVERMVDLGARVRLCKGAYAEPERLAYQDREEVRASFVRAMEVLLSRGHYPGIATHDDAMIRATLEYANREGIGADRFEFQMLHGVRRDLQQQLVAQGWRVRVYIPFGEAWYPYLMRRLAERPANVVFLAGSVLKESPLGSLFGNHGRDGR encoded by the coding sequence GTGCTGCGCCAAGGCCTGTTGTTCCTGAGCGAATCCTCCGCCGCGCGGCGTCTGATCACCGGCACGCCGCTGACGCGCGGCCTCAGTCGCCGCTTCGTTGCCGGCGAGACCGTGGACGAGCTGGTGGACGCCGTGCGCGCCGCCAACGCCGAAGGGCTCACCGCCACCGCCAACTACCTCGGCGAATCCGTGAAGAGCGAGGAAGCCGCACGCGCCGCGGCGGATCGCTACGTGGAGGTGCTGGAGCGGATCCGCCGGGACGGGCTGGACGCCAACGTCTCGCTCAAGTTCACCCAGATGGGCCAGAACATCTCCGACACCTTCCTGCGCGCCAACCTGGGACGGGTGCTGGAGCAGGCGCAGGCGGGCGGGATCTTCGTGCGCTTCGACATGGAGTCCTCCGACTACACGGACCGCACGCTCTCCGCGTTCCGCACGCTCTGGTCGGAGGGTGTGCGCGACATCGGCGTGGTGCTGCAGTCCTATCTGCGCCGCACGCAGGCCGACGTGGAGCGCATGGTGGACCTGGGCGCGCGGGTCCGGCTCTGCAAGGGCGCGTACGCCGAGCCGGAACGCCTCGCCTACCAGGACCGTGAGGAGGTGCGCGCGAGCTTCGTGCGGGCCATGGAGGTGCTGCTCTCGCGCGGCCACTACCCCGGCATCGCCACCCACGACGACGCCATGATCCGCGCCACGTTGGAGTACGCGAACCGCGAGGGGATCGGCGCGGACCGCTTCGAGTTCCAGATGCTGCACGGCGTGCGCCGCGACCTGCAGCAGCAGCTCGTGGCGCAGGGGTGGCGCGTGCGCGTGTACATCCCGTTCGGGGAGGCCTGGTACCCCTACCTCATGCGCCGCCTGGCCGAACGCCCCGCCAACGTGGTGTTCCTGGCGGGCAGCGTGCTGAAGGAATCGCCGCTCGGCTCCCTGTTCGGGAACCACGGCCGGGACGGCCGGTGA
- a CDS encoding glycosyltransferase has product MSVALGLLPWIVFGFVAVLRLKDPIRLSSGGSGTADPEVAGASASGASPAPLVSVIVPARNEALSIEECVGSLLASTYPRFEVIVVDDRSTDDTAARVRAFADPRLAVLEGEDLPPGWFGKPWACWQGAREATGDVLLFTDADTWHGPELLEHAVRELDVSGADALTLLGDQRMGSFWERVVQPQMFFLIAARYPDLRKLYRTPLQDPARWPEAIANGQYILVRRSVYDAVGGHETVRHEVVEDLRLAQELVRGGHAFLLREARGRFATRMYRSLGDLVGGWSKNVWTGSRQSVSGPLGRVLLPAGVLALLTLWVVPPLALLAALAGVGGTSFLVWAAITTGIVFLFWAVAGARFGTRWFYGFAAPLGAAVTVWILIRSAWRGSRIEWKGRTYEGSG; this is encoded by the coding sequence ATGAGCGTGGCGCTGGGGCTGCTGCCCTGGATCGTCTTCGGGTTCGTGGCGGTGCTGCGGCTCAAGGATCCGATCCGGCTCTCGAGCGGGGGATCGGGCACGGCCGACCCTGAGGTCGCCGGCGCGTCGGCCTCCGGTGCGTCGCCCGCGCCCCTCGTCAGCGTCATCGTCCCGGCCCGCAACGAGGCGCTCTCCATCGAGGAGTGCGTGGGCAGCCTGCTCGCCTCCACGTATCCCCGCTTCGAGGTGATCGTGGTGGACGACCGCTCCACCGACGACACCGCCGCGCGCGTCCGCGCGTTCGCCGATCCCCGTCTGGCCGTGCTGGAAGGGGAGGATCTCCCGCCGGGGTGGTTCGGCAAACCGTGGGCGTGCTGGCAGGGTGCGCGCGAGGCCACGGGCGACGTGCTGCTCTTCACCGACGCGGACACCTGGCACGGCCCGGAGCTGCTGGAGCATGCCGTGCGCGAGCTGGACGTGAGTGGGGCGGATGCGCTCACGCTGCTCGGGGACCAGCGGATGGGCTCCTTCTGGGAGCGCGTGGTGCAGCCGCAGATGTTCTTCCTCATCGCGGCGCGCTACCCGGATCTGCGGAAGCTGTACCGTACGCCGCTCCAGGATCCGGCGCGCTGGCCGGAGGCGATCGCCAACGGGCAGTACATCCTCGTGCGGCGTTCCGTCTACGACGCCGTGGGCGGCCACGAGACGGTGCGCCACGAGGTGGTCGAGGACCTGCGGCTCGCGCAGGAGCTGGTCCGCGGCGGGCACGCCTTCCTGCTGCGCGAGGCGCGCGGGCGGTTCGCCACGCGCATGTACCGCTCGCTCGGCGACCTGGTGGGTGGGTGGAGCAAGAACGTCTGGACCGGCAGCCGGCAGTCGGTGTCGGGCCCGCTGGGCCGGGTGCTCCTCCCGGCGGGGGTGCTGGCGCTGCTGACCCTGTGGGTGGTGCCGCCGCTCGCGCTGCTCGCCGCCCTCGCGGGCGTGGGCGGGACGTCCTTCCTGGTGTGGGCCGCCATCACGACCGGGATCGTCTTCCTGTTCTGGGCGGTGGCGGGGGCCCGCTTCGGGACGCGCTGGTTCTACGGCTTCGCCGCCCCGCTCGGGGCGGCGGTCACCGTGTGGATCCTGATCCGCAGCGCCTGGCGCGGCTCACGCATCGAGTGGAAGGGGCGGACGTACGAGGGGAGCGGATAG
- a CDS encoding nucleotide pyrophosphohydrolase: MDLKEAQERVDAWISQFEEGYWPPLANLARLIEEVGELGRELNHRFGHKPKRADEPEQDLALELADVLFVLITLANSQGIDLSAALEQVLEKYRVRDSDRWTRKREPGDGDAADGG; this comes from the coding sequence GTGGACCTGAAGGAAGCGCAGGAGCGCGTCGACGCCTGGATCTCGCAGTTCGAGGAGGGCTACTGGCCACCGCTGGCCAACCTGGCCCGCCTGATCGAGGAGGTGGGCGAGCTGGGCCGGGAGCTCAACCACCGCTTCGGCCACAAGCCCAAACGCGCGGACGAGCCCGAGCAGGACCTGGCGCTGGAGCTGGCCGACGTGCTGTTCGTGCTGATCACGCTCGCCAACTCGCAGGGGATCGATCTGAGCGCCGCGCTGGAGCAGGTGCTGGAGAAGTACCGCGTGCGCGACAGCGACCGCTGGACGCGCAAGCGCGAGCCGGGGGACGGCGACGCCGCGGACGGTGGGTGA
- a CDS encoding CoA pyrophosphatase: MSRGRGAPIVEDGTPVGPDRSTGARDLQGRRHTSSLAPTHDAPMYLQPLDLRFDRIRAGLDPASLNADGRPFDARPGREAAVAIVLRPAAEDLEFLLVKRAESPRDPWSGHMALPGGRRDPGDPNLVATAIRETAEETRVLLDSSWTLGRLDSISPQSRRLPTLDVHPFVFAAPSRTEAFPEAGEIASVHWVPLAHLLDPSRQRTVDIPLIGTIREFPAYELDGRIVWGLTYRILKTFIESWRTPRSA, translated from the coding sequence ATGAGCAGAGGCCGCGGCGCTCCGATCGTCGAGGACGGCACGCCCGTGGGCCCCGATCGCAGCACGGGGGCCCGCGATTTGCAGGGCCGGCGCCACACCTCGTCCCTCGCGCCCACGCACGACGCGCCCATGTACCTGCAACCGCTCGACCTGCGCTTCGACCGGATCCGGGCCGGCCTGGACCCCGCCAGCCTTAATGCGGACGGGCGACCCTTCGACGCCCGCCCCGGCCGGGAGGCGGCGGTGGCCATCGTCCTGCGGCCGGCCGCGGAAGACCTGGAGTTCCTGCTGGTCAAGCGCGCCGAGAGCCCCCGCGACCCCTGGTCCGGCCACATGGCGCTGCCGGGCGGCCGCCGGGATCCCGGCGATCCCAACCTGGTGGCCACCGCCATCCGCGAGACCGCCGAGGAGACGCGCGTGCTGCTCGATTCGAGCTGGACGCTCGGGCGCCTGGACTCCATCAGCCCGCAGTCGCGGCGCCTGCCCACGCTGGACGTGCACCCGTTCGTCTTCGCCGCGCCCTCGCGGACGGAGGCGTTCCCGGAGGCCGGCGAGATCGCCTCCGTCCACTGGGTGCCGCTCGCGCACCTGCTCGATCCGTCCCGGCAGCGCACGGTGGACATCCCCCTGATCGGGACCATCCGGGAGTTTCCCGCCTACGAGCTGGACGGCCGCATCGTCTGGGGACTGACCTACCGGATCCTCAAGACGTTCATCGAGTCCTGGCGGACGCCCCGCTCGGCGTAA
- a CDS encoding APC family permease, translating to MLAKSASATTAALSLAGYLLDPLGVDGGGWHGVVAVSGTIAITGSVAGGIRRSNRSNALVVGTALLGLVLLVATALPVPPSDGLSRFTPLLPERGGVGGVGALLHGSTLTFVAYTGYGRIATLGKVVRDPGQVIPRAILLTVGVVTVLYLGVAASGVGGLGADGFGEAAERTAAPLERVAEAHERPWLAWTLGAAAVAAMAGVLLNLVLGLSRVLLAMARRGDAPDLLARIDGERASPVASVWA from the coding sequence ATGCTCGCGAAGAGCGCGTCCGCAACGACCGCCGCCCTGAGCCTCGCGGGATACCTGCTCGATCCGCTCGGGGTGGACGGAGGAGGCTGGCACGGGGTGGTGGCCGTGTCCGGGACGATCGCGATCACGGGCTCTGTGGCCGGCGGGATCCGCCGGTCGAACCGGAGCAATGCCCTGGTGGTCGGCACGGCGCTCCTCGGGTTGGTCCTTCTCGTTGCGACTGCGCTTCCCGTCCCCCCCTCGGACGGGCTCTCGCGCTTCACTCCCTTGCTCCCGGAACGAGGCGGCGTCGGGGGCGTGGGTGCGCTCCTCCACGGGAGTACCCTGACGTTCGTCGCGTACACCGGGTACGGCCGGATCGCCACGCTGGGCAAAGTGGTCCGGGATCCGGGGCAGGTGATTCCACGTGCGATCCTCCTGACGGTGGGCGTGGTCACCGTGCTGTACCTGGGCGTGGCCGCCTCGGGCGTCGGGGGCCTGGGTGCCGACGGGTTCGGTGAGGCGGCGGAGCGGACCGCGGCCCCGCTCGAGCGCGTGGCCGAGGCACACGAGCGGCCGTGGCTCGCCTGGACGCTGGGGGCGGCCGCCGTGGCCGCGATGGCCGGCGTGCTGTTGAACCTCGTGCTCGGCCTCTCCCGCGTGCTCCTCGCGATGGCCCGTCGCGGCGACGCTCCCGACCTCCTGGCGCGCATCGATGGGGAGCGGGCGAGCCCGGTCGCTTCGGTATGGGCCTGA
- a CDS encoding radical SAM protein, producing the protein MSGSVPSPVSAPPFLRITEIFHSLQGESTWAGLPCVFVRLTGCPLRCVWCDTEYAFHGGTRMTFAEIEAAVAAFGTRLVEVTGGEPLAHPGAYDLVRRLLDAGYTVLVETSGAFDVAPLDPRAVKVMDLKCPGSGESARTLWGNLDHLTRHDELKFVVADLEDLDWAEARVREHGLDTRVREGRLAALLVSPVWDRVGHDPEGSPFLRALSERILASGLPFRLQLQLHKAVWGPSAKGV; encoded by the coding sequence GTGAGCGGCTCGGTCCCGTCTCCGGTCTCGGCCCCGCCTTTCCTTCGCATCACCGAGATCTTCCACTCCCTCCAGGGGGAGTCCACCTGGGCGGGGCTGCCCTGCGTCTTCGTGCGGCTGACCGGCTGCCCGCTGCGCTGCGTGTGGTGCGACACGGAGTACGCCTTCCACGGCGGCACCCGGATGACATTCGCCGAGATCGAGGCCGCCGTGGCCGCGTTCGGCACCCGCCTGGTGGAGGTCACGGGAGGGGAGCCGCTGGCCCATCCCGGCGCCTACGACCTGGTGCGTCGGCTGCTGGACGCCGGGTACACCGTGCTGGTGGAGACGTCCGGCGCCTTCGACGTCGCCCCCCTGGACCCGCGGGCCGTGAAGGTGATGGACCTGAAGTGCCCGGGCTCGGGCGAGAGCGCGCGTACCCTGTGGGGCAACCTGGACCATCTGACCCGGCACGACGAGCTCAAGTTCGTGGTCGCGGACCTGGAGGATCTGGACTGGGCCGAGGCCCGGGTGCGCGAGCACGGCCTGGACACGCGCGTACGGGAGGGCCGGCTGGCCGCGCTCCTGGTCTCGCCCGTCTGGGACCGCGTGGGTCACGATCCGGAGGGAAGTCCCTTCCTGCGCGCCCTGTCCGAGCGCATCCTCGCGTCCGGGCTGCCCTTCCGGTTGCAGCTCCAGCTGCACAAGGCGGTGTGGGGTCCGTCCGCGAAGGGCGTATGA
- a CDS encoding M28 family peptidase — translation MTRFRSRIVLPRIALVAATAVPHVLPAQTAASCPAAGPIVAGVQGALRHVRYLADDALEGREVASAAERCAAAYIEAEFAALGLAPGLEGAWEQTFRVRVGAERGTHNLLSVAGTPYPIDEAWVPLGFSGTDMAEGALIARDRGTIEDPHAPAGAAPLTGRIVVIPIERADVDVHYTAAMAARQGAAGVIFRMPAGLPDVASERRPALPLPVAAVTGSASAALAEAATAERPAELMTQVDARFGDARNVVGVLPGTGGPTAPWVVVGAHYDHLGRGGQGSLAPDAWGQIHNGADDNASGTAVLIEVARRMAADPARPTYNVLFLAFSGEERGLWGSGHWVKEPTVPLEDVVAMINMDMVGRLETGSLTIFGAGTAPQWREILERSNARIEHPIGFLPAPDGYGPSDHSSFYGEDIPVLHFFTNTHEDYHRPSDDWERIDGPGLERIADLVAGVAGELAGVRGAPAELTLVSGVGKPTAVASNPEASEEPQASRGYGPYLGSIPDMTPFEGTGVRLTGVREGSPAEKAGIQKGDVIVEFGGREVTDLYTYTYALQDFQPGDAVDIVVLRDGQRVTVKAVLERR, via the coding sequence ATGACCAGGTTCCGTTCGAGGATCGTTCTGCCGCGTATCGCCTTGGTCGCGGCCACCGCGGTTCCCCACGTGCTGCCCGCCCAGACGGCGGCGTCGTGTCCCGCTGCCGGTCCCATCGTGGCCGGCGTGCAGGGCGCGCTGCGCCACGTGCGCTACCTCGCGGACGACGCGCTGGAGGGCCGTGAGGTCGCGAGCGCGGCCGAGCGCTGCGCCGCCGCCTACATCGAGGCGGAATTCGCGGCCCTCGGTCTGGCCCCCGGTCTCGAGGGTGCGTGGGAGCAGACGTTCCGCGTGCGCGTGGGCGCGGAGCGCGGCACCCACAACCTCCTGTCCGTGGCGGGGACCCCCTACCCCATCGATGAGGCCTGGGTCCCGCTCGGCTTCTCGGGCACGGACATGGCGGAAGGAGCGCTGATCGCGCGGGATCGGGGCACCATCGAAGACCCGCACGCGCCCGCCGGAGCGGCCCCGCTGACCGGCCGGATCGTCGTGATCCCGATCGAGCGCGCGGATGTGGACGTGCACTACACAGCCGCGATGGCGGCGCGTCAGGGCGCAGCCGGTGTGATCTTCCGGATGCCGGCCGGCCTGCCCGACGTGGCGTCCGAGCGCCGCCCCGCCCTGCCCCTCCCGGTCGCGGCCGTGACGGGATCCGCTTCCGCCGCGCTGGCCGAGGCCGCCACGGCGGAGCGCCCGGCCGAGCTCATGACCCAGGTGGACGCCCGCTTCGGCGACGCCCGCAACGTCGTGGGCGTGCTTCCCGGCACCGGCGGACCCACCGCCCCCTGGGTGGTCGTGGGTGCGCACTACGACCACCTCGGTCGTGGAGGACAGGGATCGCTGGCCCCCGACGCGTGGGGGCAGATCCACAACGGCGCGGACGACAATGCATCGGGGACCGCGGTGCTGATCGAGGTCGCCCGCCGCATGGCGGCCGATCCGGCACGGCCCACGTACAACGTCCTCTTCCTGGCGTTCAGCGGTGAGGAACGGGGCCTGTGGGGCTCGGGCCACTGGGTCAAGGAGCCCACCGTCCCGCTGGAGGACGTGGTGGCCATGATCAACATGGACATGGTCGGGCGGCTGGAGACGGGCTCGCTCACGATCTTCGGTGCGGGCACGGCCCCACAATGGCGCGAGATCCTGGAGCGCTCCAACGCCCGCATCGAGCACCCCATCGGCTTCCTGCCCGCACCCGACGGGTACGGCCCCTCCGACCACAGCTCGTTCTACGGGGAGGACATCCCGGTCCTGCACTTCTTCACCAACACGCACGAGGACTACCATCGTCCCTCGGACGACTGGGAGCGGATCGACGGGCCGGGCCTCGAGCGCATCGCCGACCTGGTGGCGGGCGTGGCCGGTGAGCTGGCCGGGGTACGCGGTGCGCCGGCCGAGCTCACGCTCGTGAGTGGCGTGGGCAAGCCCACCGCGGTGGCCTCCAACCCGGAGGCGTCGGAGGAGCCGCAGGCCTCCCGCGGGTACGGTCCCTACCTGGGGTCGATCCCGGACATGACGCCATTCGAAGGCACCGGAGTGCGGTTGACGGGCGTCCGGGAAGGCAGCCCGGCCGAGAAGGCGGGCATCCAGAAGGGAGACGTGATCGTGGAGTTCGGGGGCAGGGAGGTCACGGACCTCTACACCTACACGTACGCGCTGCAGGACTTCCAGCCCGGCGACGCGGTGGACATCGTGGTGCTGCGCGACGGTCAGCGCGTCACGGTGAAGGCGGTGCTGGAGCGTCGGTGA
- the queG gene encoding tRNA epoxyqueuosine(34) reductase QueG, translating into MDPRIEDAIIAEARALGFAAAGIADVRPSDHRDAYERWIAAGHHGDMGYLARADARARRYDLTRTLEGVRAAVVVAHDYGDPDREAEPAGPDRGVIARYARGRDYHKVVPPRLKRLHRWIEARVGHAVPGRVYVDTGPLLERELALRAGLGWVGRNTMLIHPRRGSYFFLGVLLLGLDLEPTGTAVRDHCGTCRACLDGCPTGALLGRDAEGAPVMDARRCISYLTIEHRGPIPVELRPLIGNRIYGCDICQEVCPFTQRFAEAPTEPAYAARGPGERPVGVEALPGEATPSLRGRPDVPAETPGRVHAHPGTDAPLLVELMRMTRDEWDAFTRGSAIRRVGFAGFRRNVAVAMGNWLASADEPPSEAVAVLQDALEDEEPVVREHAAWALGGAEDN; encoded by the coding sequence ATGGACCCACGGATCGAGGATGCGATCATCGCGGAGGCCCGCGCGCTGGGGTTCGCGGCGGCGGGCATCGCGGACGTGCGTCCGAGCGACCACCGGGACGCGTACGAACGCTGGATCGCGGCCGGCCACCATGGGGATATGGGGTACCTGGCGCGCGCGGACGCGCGCGCACGCCGCTATGATCTGACCCGGACGCTGGAGGGCGTGCGCGCGGCGGTCGTGGTGGCGCACGACTACGGCGATCCCGACCGGGAGGCGGAGCCCGCCGGTCCCGACCGGGGGGTGATCGCGCGCTACGCGCGCGGACGGGACTACCACAAGGTGGTGCCGCCCCGGCTGAAGCGGCTGCACCGCTGGATCGAAGCGCGCGTCGGTCACGCCGTGCCCGGCCGGGTCTACGTGGACACGGGACCCCTGCTCGAGCGCGAGCTGGCCCTGCGGGCGGGGCTGGGCTGGGTCGGCCGCAACACCATGCTGATCCATCCGCGCCGGGGCTCGTACTTCTTCCTGGGCGTGCTCCTGCTCGGGCTCGACCTCGAGCCCACCGGAACGGCCGTGCGCGACCACTGCGGAACGTGCCGGGCCTGCCTGGACGGGTGTCCCACGGGTGCGCTCCTCGGCCGCGACGCGGAGGGCGCGCCCGTGATGGATGCGCGCCGCTGCATCTCCTACCTGACCATCGAGCACCGGGGCCCCATTCCGGTGGAGCTGCGGCCCCTGATCGGGAATCGCATCTACGGCTGCGACATCTGCCAGGAGGTGTGTCCCTTCACGCAGCGCTTCGCGGAAGCTCCCACCGAACCCGCGTATGCGGCGCGCGGGCCGGGGGAGCGGCCGGTGGGCGTGGAGGCGCTGCCCGGTGAAGCGACGCCGTCGTTGCGGGGGCGCCCCGACGTTCCTGCGGAAACGCCCGGGCGGGTGCATGCCCATCCGGGCACGGACGCCCCGTTGCTGGTGGAGCTGATGCGGATGACGCGGGACGAGTGGGACGCGTTCACGCGGGGGAGTGCGATCCGGCGGGTGGGATTCGCGGGTTTCAGGCGGAATGTGGCGGTGGCGATGGGGAACTGGCTGGCGTCCGCAGACGAGCCCCCGAGTGAGGCGGTGGCTGTGTTGCAGGACGCGCTCGAGGACGAGGAGCCAGTGGTGCGGGAGCACGCGGCGTGGGCGCTCGGAGGAGCAGAAGACAACTGA
- a CDS encoding zinc-binding dehydrogenase, whose product MNAAFFRRHGGPDVVEVGSLPTPEPGPGQVRVRVRASSLNHLDLWVRRGLPDAPPLPHVGGSDLAGEVEALGPGVEGVAVGTRVVVDPSLDYDWYDTPPAGGGLPSGRFRVLGEHVWGGFAEYAVVPARNLVALPEDVGWETAAAAGLAFVTAWHALLGRAALRAGERVLITGASGGVSTAAVQIARLTGARVYAVTSGPANVERVRALGADVVYDRLEDGWGKALWAETGKRGVDVVLDSVGEALWPQLLRALAPYGRLVTYGGTTGANGLTSIPLVFWKQLTVLGSTMGSPAEFRTVMDLVFRGVLTPQIEDVLPLSEARAAHERLEAGGVFGKLVLLPGEG is encoded by the coding sequence GTGAACGCCGCCTTCTTCCGCCGCCACGGGGGCCCCGACGTCGTCGAGGTGGGCTCCCTTCCCACGCCCGAGCCGGGCCCCGGTCAGGTGCGCGTGCGCGTGCGTGCCAGCTCGCTCAACCACCTGGATCTGTGGGTGCGCCGCGGACTGCCGGACGCCCCTCCGCTGCCGCACGTGGGGGGCTCCGACCTGGCAGGCGAGGTGGAGGCGCTCGGGCCGGGCGTCGAGGGCGTGGCCGTGGGCACGCGCGTGGTCGTCGATCCGTCCCTCGACTACGACTGGTACGATACCCCGCCCGCGGGGGGCGGGCTGCCTTCCGGCCGCTTCCGGGTGCTGGGCGAGCACGTGTGGGGCGGCTTCGCGGAGTACGCCGTGGTGCCGGCCCGGAACCTGGTGGCGCTGCCGGAGGACGTGGGATGGGAGACGGCGGCGGCGGCCGGGTTGGCGTTCGTGACCGCCTGGCACGCGTTGCTCGGTCGGGCGGCGCTGCGCGCGGGGGAGCGCGTGCTGATCACGGGAGCGTCGGGTGGCGTCTCCACCGCGGCGGTCCAGATCGCGCGCCTGACCGGCGCGCGCGTGTATGCCGTGACGTCCGGGCCCGCCAACGTGGAGCGCGTGCGGGCGCTCGGGGCGGACGTGGTCTACGATCGCCTGGAGGACGGGTGGGGCAAGGCGCTGTGGGCGGAGACGGGAAAGCGCGGCGTGGACGTGGTGCTGGATTCGGTGGGCGAGGCGCTGTGGCCGCAGCTGCTGCGCGCGCTCGCGCCCTACGGCCGCCTGGTCACCTACGGCGGCACCACCGGCGCGAACGGGCTGACGTCCATCCCGTTGGTGTTCTGGAAGCAGCTCACCGTCCTGGGGAGCACCATGGGCTCGCCGGCGGAGTTCCGCACCGTGATGGACCTCGTCTTCCGCGGTGTGCTGACCCCGCAGATCGAGGACGTGCTGCCGCTCTCCGAGGCGCGCGCCGCCCACGAACGGCTGGAGGCCGGCGGGGTGTTCGGCAAGCTGGTGCTTCTGCCCGGAGAGGGATGA